GGTTCAGCTTCCTCTCCGCGCTGTCGATCCCGGACGTCGTGCAGCCCCACCTGGAGTCGCTGTCACGCGAGGTCGACGAGAGCGTGTCGGCCGCGGTGCTCGACGGCGACAGCATCGTCTACGTCGCTCGCGTGCCGACTCGGCGAATCATGAGCGTGCGAATCACGATCGGAACACGGTTCCCCGCCTTCGCGACCTCGATGGGGCGCGTCCTCCTGTCGTCGATGACGGAGTCCGCGCAGATTGCGCTGCTCACAGCATCCGTTCGCCCTGCCCTGACTGAGCGCACGGTGACCGACGTCGATGAGCTGCGGGCCGAGCTCGAGCGGGTGAGGATCAAAGGCTGGGCCCTCGTCGACGGGGAGTTGGAGCTCGGCCTGCGTTCGGTTGCCGTGCCGCTGCACGATAGTCGCGGCGCTGTCGTGGCCGCCATCAATGTGTCCACGAGCGCCACCCGTGACTCCGTCGAGCATGTGGTCGGGCAGCACCTCCCCCTTCTGCAGCGCACCGCCGCCGCGATCGAGGCCGAGCTCCGTCTCGTGTGAGATCGGCGTGCAGAGCATGGTGGAATCGACGGCCGGCCAGACGTGCGGGGAAGGAATGAGACGTGATTTCGATCACACGACGCCGCAGCAGCGGGTCGTTTTCGCACAGGGCCAGGCCGCCGCACGCACGCGATCGACGATCGACGAGAGCGAGGGGAGCCGTGTGCTCCTCATCGCGTCTGCGTCCTCACGCGCCCTCGCGGACTCCGTTGCCGGACACAGCCGGGTGGTCGCGCGAATCGACCAGGTGGCGCAGCATGTTCCCTCGGTCACGGCGGCTGCTGCGGTGAGCGCGTCGATCTCGAACAGCGTGGACACGGTGGTCGCCGTCGGGGGCGGGTCCGCGATGGGACTGGCGAAGATCGTCGGGGTGCGAACGGGCGCGGCTATCATCGCGGTCCCGACGACCTACTCAGGTTCGGAGGCCACCGATACCTGGGGAATCACAGAGAACGGTCGCAAAGAGACCGGAGCCGACCCTCGAGCGTTGCCGCAGATCGTGATCTACGACAGCATTCTCCTCGCGAGCCTGTCACCGCGGCAGAGGGGGATGTCGGGCGTGAACGCGATCGCGCACGCGATCGACTCTCTGTGGGCGCCGCGCGCAGACCCGATCAATCGCGCGCACAGCGCGGAGGCGCTTCACCTGCTCCTCGCCGGGCTGCGCGCGACGGCATCCCTGTCGGACGACGCTGCCGTTCGCGAGTCCATGCTCTGCGGCGCATATCTTGCGGGGGTGGCATTCGCATCCGCCGGCGCTGGCCTGCACCACAAGATCTGTCATGTGCTGGGCGGCATGTTCGACCTTCCCCACGCGGAGACGCACGCGGTGATCCTGCCCTACGTGGTCGAGTACAACGCCCCCGCGGCACCCGAGGCCGCAGCCGTGATCTCCCAATCGCTCGGGGGCACCGGTGCCGCGATCGGCCTGTGGCGGTTGCGTGGAGAGCTGGGAGGGCCGCCCTCACTCCGCTCGCTCGGCCTCGGCGAGTCTCAGATCGCGCGCGCCGTCGAGGCTGCCGCGGAAGCCGCCCCTGCATCCAATCCTCGCCCGGTGACGGCAGACGACCTGCGGATCCTGCTCCGGCGTGCCTGGCGCGGCGACCCGGTCGTGTGACTGCGCTGCGCCGACGGGCCGCCGACGCTCCTCGTGTGGCTTCTCAGCGGGTCAGCCGCGGGGAGAGGTCGAGTCGATGCCCCCGAGAAAGGCGTCGATCTCGTGCGCTGTCGCGCGCGGCTGTTCCGCCGGGGGGAGATGCGCCGCTTCGCCGATCCGCGCGATCCGCCCGTTCGCGACGCCGCGGGAGACCTCGTCCGCAGCCGCAAAGGGGGTGACCAGATCGTGCTCACCCCACACGGCGAGCACGGGGGCGGTCACCGAGGGGAGGCGCTCGCGCACGTCGTAGTCGGCGAGCGCCTCGCAGCATCGTGCGTAGCTTTCATCGTCGGCCTGCCGAAGCGACTCCAGCAGTGCTCGGCGGACATCCGGGTCCACGCGCGATCCGCCGTGAGCGAACCAGCGTTCGGTCGATCCCTCGACCAACTCGGAGGTCGACGTCGCACGCACCAGGGCCGCTCGCTCGTGCCATGCCGGCGCGGTACCCAGCCGGGCCGCGGAGGCGATGACGACGAGCGCCGCGACGTCATCCGGATAGCGCAGCGCCAGCTCGAGACCCACCGCCCCGCCGAGTGAGACCCCCGCGTAGCGGAACGACTCGACACCGATGCCGCGGAGGGCGCCGTGCACGGCATCCGCGATCTCACCGACCGTGAACGGACCGTGCGCGGCCGGCGATCGACCGTGTCCCGGCAGATCCCACATCACCAGTCGATGACCTGCGAGCTCCGCAGCGGCACGATGCCAGAGCGCCTCGGCAGAGGTGCCCAGCGACGGCCCCAGCACCAGCCAGGGGGCGTGAGCGGGTCCGAGCGGCGCTGACAGCGCGACAACCGGTCGGGTCATGCCATCCTTCCGAGGGAGAGCACGGGTGCGACGCGAAGGCGACGCACCCGTGCGGGTGTCACTCCGGGTCGAGAACGAAGTCGTAGTCGACCTCGTACCCGTCACCGCCGGCGCGCGGCCGCGGCGCGAGGATGAGTTCCGGCTTGACCGCCCCGGCGATGTCGTCTTCGTTGTGCGGGTCGCCCGGGAAGTAGAGCTGGGTGGTGAGCAGCTCGTGACCCGGGTGCGACACCTTCAGGTGGAGATGCGCCGGCCTCCAGGCGTGCCAGCCTGCCGCGGCGATCAGCTGCCCGCAGGCGCCGTCCGTCGGAATCTGGTACGGCGCCGGCTCGATCGTGTGGATCTCGAAGCGACCCTCGTCGTTGGCGATGAACGTGCCGCGCAGGTTCCACTGCGGAACCCCCGGCGCGAACTGGGAGTAGAAGCCGAGATTGTCGGCGTGCCAGAGCTCGACCTTCGCGCCCGCCAGTGGTGCGCCGTCCACCGCGCGCACCTGACCCTGGAACAGCAGCGGTCGACCGGGCTCGTCGTCGCGCATCGGAATCGTGCCGTTCCACGGTTCCGTGGGGGCATCCGGCACATAGTAGGGGCCCTCGATCGTGCCCTTGCTGCCGGAGCGGTGATCGTTGGCGACCTCCTCGACGGAGTGCTCGACCCACACGTCCATGAACAACGGCCACTCGCCGTCCTCCCCCACCTTGATGAGCCACGCCTTCAGGGCGTTGTACTCCTCGTAGGTGACGCGCTCCTCGATCACGGTCTCGTTGATCGCCTTGATCACTCGCGAGGCCAGCAGATCGACGCGCGCCTGATCGGTAGCGCCGCCTCCGCCGAGGCGCTGACGGAACTGCTCGGTGGCGGTCCGTCCTGATTCGGCAGCGCGCGCCGCCACTTCATCGACATAACTGGTGTCGCTCATTCCAACTCCTTCGTTGTTCCTTGGGGTGGTGCCCCGGCCGGCTGATCCGGTGGGGAGATGCGGGACGGATGCTGCGCCAACGGCGTGACGCGGATGCGCATGTAGGGGAAGAGGGGCAGCGCGCTGAGCAGCTCCTGCAGTTCGTCATTGCCCGAGACGTCGAAGATCGAGATGTTGGAGTACTCGCCGACGACGCGCCACAGTTCACGCCACCGACCGTCGCGCTGCAGCTCCTGGGAGTAGGCGCGCTCCCGATCCTTGATCTCCTGCGCGGTTGCGGGATCGAGATCGACCGGCAGATGCACATCCATCCGCACGTGGTACAGCATGATCAGGCCACCCGCGCATCGAGTCGGTAGAACGCGAGCTTGTCCTCGTCGATCCCCGCACCGACGCCGGGCACCGACGGCGCTTCAACGCGTCCGCCCGAGATCCGCAGCGGTTCGGCGATGAGGTCGTCGGCCATGTCGAGGAAGTTCGACAGCTCCGCCGCTCTGCGCGATGAGTGCGAGAACGCGGCGCCGAATGCCACCGTCGCGGTGCTGCCGATCTGAGTGTCGATCTGATTGCCCATGATGACCTCGATGCCGAGGCCCTCGGCAAGCGCCAGGATCTGCTGCGACTGGGTGAATCCGGTGCGCGCGGTCTTGATACTGAGCGCACTCGCCCCGCCGGTCATGAGCTCGCGCGCGGCATCTCCGAGCGTCGGCACGCTCTCGTCCGCCACGATCGGGATGCGGGAGTGCGTGACCAGACGCCGGCGTCCGAGCACCTCGGCGGCGTCGCAGGGCTCTTCGAAGAAGGTGATCCCGAGGTCGGCCGTGGCGTCGAGCACTTCCATCGCCTCCACTGCGGTCCAGCCGCGATTCGCGTCCAGGTACAGTTCGACGTCCGGGCCCAGCGCTTCTCTGAGGGCTCGGCACGCGTCGATGTCCAGCCGCAGCGGCCGGCGTCCCACCTTCACCTTGAAGACCTCGATGCCGTAGCGATCCCTGTGCTCGATGGCCTCGGCGACCATCTCCGGTCCGCTCGCGAATCCCACCATGTGCGACACCCGCAGCGAATCGGAGTGGCCGCCGAGCAGGCGGTGAACCGGCTGGCCCAGCGACGTGCCGATCAGATCCCACAGCGCGATGTCCACCCCGCCCTTGGCTGCGACGTTGCCCACCGTCCTGTGCAGCCGGGCATGGATCTGCCCGCGATCGAGCGGGTTCGAGCCGATCAGCGCGGGCGCGAAGACCGTCTCGATGACGGCCGCGACGGATGCCTGCGTCTCCCCGTAGGTGTAGGGACGCGGTGGGATGTCGGCGACACCGACGATGCCCTCAGCGGTGCCGATACGAAGAAGCACATGCTCCAGCTCGAGCACTTCTCCGCTGGCGAAGCGCAAGGGCTTCCGCATGGGGATCCGGTAGGGCACAGCCTCGACTCGGTCGATGATCATCGGATGCCCTTCTGCGACGCGAGAATGACTTTCTGAAGGAACGGGATGTAGCGCTGGAGCACGGGTGACTCGTCGCCCGTGCGCCAGGCGATCGCGAGCTGGACGGAGGGAGCATCGACGATCTCGCGGAACGACGTGTGCCCGAGGCTGAGCGCTGTGGCGGATTCCGGCACGATCGCGCTTCCGACGCCGGCGGCGACGAGCGAGAGCAGCGTCGAGGTCTCGGAGACCCTCTGGTCCACCTTGAGCGCGATCCCGCGGCGCAGGCACTCGGCGGCGACGGTCTGCGAAACGGACGATTCTTCCGGATAGCCGACGAGCGGGTGAGACGCCAACTCCGTCAGCGACAGCCTCTCCCGCCTGCTCATCGCCGACCGCGACGGGATGGCGGCGATCAGTCGTTCTTCGAGGATGGGCGACCAATCCACCCCCGCCGAGTCCACCGGCGGTCGGAGCACCGCGACGTCGAGGCGGTGATCCACGAGCCGCTGCGTCAACTCGGGTGTGAGCAGTTCACCGACCACCTCCAGAGCCAGTCCGTCGAAGGCGGATGCCGACTCCCGGAACACACGGGGCATGAGCCCGTAGGTCGCGGACCCGGTGAAGCCGATGCGCAGTGTGCCCTGAAGCCCCTGCCCCATCCGGCGTACGTCGGTTTCCAGCCGTTGAAGATCCTCGAGGAGTCGCCGGCCGCGGACGAGCAGGACCTCACCTGCTGCCGTCATGTCCACGCTCCTCGTTGTGCGATTGAGGAGTTTCGTCCCCAGCGAGTTCTCGAGCCGCCGAATCTGCTGCGAGAGGGGAGGCTGAGCCATCATCAAGCGCTCGGCCGCCCGTCCGAAGTGGCGTTCCTCAGCCACGGCGATGAAGTACCTCAGCGCCCTGGTGTCGAGGAGGGGAACAGCGACTCGTCCCGACGACTGCAACGGTAGGCCGTCACCCTCGGGAGCAGAAATACCGAATGAGTCACGTTTCATATTCAGAGAGTATCGATCCAGGACAGCAGCCGCTCCGGCGAGAAGACCTCCGCCCCGGCACCAGCGGGCGCCGGGCGGAGGCATCCACTGGGGGCGTCAGCGGACTCGCGCCTCGCCGGTCAGCCGGATGTCGTCGGACGATGAGCCGACGTACACCGGGAGCCGCCCGGACGGAGTGCGCCAGCGATCGCGGTCCACGTCCCAGTACGACAAGGATTCCGGCGAGAGCGTCACCGTCACGCGTCGGCGTTCTCCGGGTCGCAGTTCGACCTGTGTCCAGCCTGCGAGCGCCTTCCCCGCCGTCTCGACCTGACGCGTGGGGAGATGGCCGACGTAGACCTGCACGGTCTCGATTCCGGCAACCTTCCCGGCGTTGCGAACGGTCACCTCGACCTCCAGCTTCTTCCCCTTGCCATTCGATCCCTTCGAGGCCTTCACCTGCAGGTTCGCGTACTCGTAGGTGGTGTACGAAAGTCCGTGACCGAACGCGTACTGCGGCTCGATCCCGAATTCCTCGTACCCGCGATAACCGACGAAGATCCCTTCGGTGAACTCCTGATTCACGCCGTCTCCGGGATACTGCTCCGGCGAGCTGACCGGAGTGCTGCCTTCGTCGACCGGGATGGTGATCGGCAGGCGGCCGGACGGATTCACGTCACCGAACAGGATCCGCGCGATGGCGTTGCCCTGCTCCTGCCCGCCGTACCAGGCCTGCAGGATCGCCGGCACTCCGCTCTCCCACTCGGATGTCTGGATCGCCGCGCCCGAGGTGAGGACGACGATCGTGCGGGGGTTGGCCGCCGCGACCTGCCGGATGAGCTCCTCCTGACCGTTCGGCAGATCAAGATCGGGCCGGTCCCCTCCCTCGCTGGAGTAGTCGCGGACGACCACGATGGCCGCCTGCGAGTCGCGGGCGAGCGCCGCCGCCGCGACAGCCTGCGGCGCCACGACGCCTTCGGGCGGAGTCCAGCCGAGTTGGAACGTGGGTCCCGCGTCGGGCACCCCCGACTCGACGGGGTAGGCGAACTCCACTCGCAGGTCGTACTCGGTGCCGCCGGTCAGGTCCACCCTCGCGGTCGTGACCTGGGTCGTCGGGGTGCCGACCGTGGTCGCGACCGGCTCGTCGTCGAGGAACACGGTCGAGGACCCGTTGGTCGCGATGGACAGCTCGTACATGCCGTCGACCGGGGGCGTGAGCGTGCCCGTCCACCGCACCGAGGAATTGCCGTTGATCGACGCCGGTGGCGGGGACAGGTGCGGGGAGTTCGCGTTGAGCCCGCCGAACAGGAAGAAGCCGCCGTACAGGCCGGCATAAGGCTCGATGCGATCGAGAGCCGGTGTGCCGGAGAGCTCCGTGTTGAGGAAGTACTCCACCCGGAGGCCGTCACCCGTTCCGCTGGGCGGCGTCAGGTAGTCCGACGCAATCGGGTCCGGTCCCGGAAGC
This window of the Microbacterium sp. SSM24 genome carries:
- a CDS encoding LysR substrate-binding domain-containing protein, producing MQSSGRVAVPLLDTRALRYFIAVAEERHFGRAAERLMMAQPPLSQQIRRLENSLGTKLLNRTTRSVDMTAAGEVLLVRGRRLLEDLQRLETDVRRMGQGLQGTLRIGFTGSATYGLMPRVFRESASAFDGLALEVVGELLTPELTQRLVDHRLDVAVLRPPVDSAGVDWSPILEERLIAAIPSRSAMSRRERLSLTELASHPLVGYPEESSVSQTVAAECLRRGIALKVDQRVSETSTLLSLVAAGVGSAIVPESATALSLGHTSFREIVDAPSVQLAIAWRTGDESPVLQRYIPFLQKVILASQKGIR
- a CDS encoding maleylacetate reductase, whose protein sequence is MRRDFDHTTPQQRVVFAQGQAAARTRSTIDESEGSRVLLIASASSRALADSVAGHSRVVARIDQVAQHVPSVTAAAAVSASISNSVDTVVAVGGGSAMGLAKIVGVRTGAAIIAVPTTYSGSEATDTWGITENGRKETGADPRALPQIVIYDSILLASLSPRQRGMSGVNAIAHAIDSLWAPRADPINRAHSAEALHLLLAGLRATASLSDDAAVRESMLCGAYLAGVAFASAGAGLHHKICHVLGGMFDLPHAETHAVILPYVVEYNAPAAPEAAAVISQSLGGTGAAIGLWRLRGELGGPPSLRSLGLGESQIARAVEAAAEAAPASNPRPVTADDLRILLRRAWRGDPVV
- a CDS encoding alpha/beta hydrolase, whose amino-acid sequence is MTRPVVALSAPLGPAHAPWLVLGPSLGTSAEALWHRAAAELAGHRLVMWDLPGHGRSPAAHGPFTVGEIADAVHGALRGIGVESFRYAGVSLGGAVGLELALRYPDDVAALVVIASAARLGTAPAWHERAALVRATSTSELVEGSTERWFAHGGSRVDPDVRRALLESLRQADDESYARCCEALADYDVRERLPSVTAPVLAVWGEHDLVTPFAAADEVSRGVANGRIARIGEAAHLPPAEQPRATAHEIDAFLGGIDSTSPRG
- the catA gene encoding catechol 1,2-dioxygenase produces the protein MSDTSYVDEVAARAAESGRTATEQFRQRLGGGGATDQARVDLLASRVIKAINETVIEERVTYEEYNALKAWLIKVGEDGEWPLFMDVWVEHSVEEVANDHRSGSKGTIEGPYYVPDAPTEPWNGTIPMRDDEPGRPLLFQGQVRAVDGAPLAGAKVELWHADNLGFYSQFAPGVPQWNLRGTFIANDEGRFEIHTIEPAPYQIPTDGACGQLIAAAGWHAWRPAHLHLKVSHPGHELLTTQLYFPGDPHNEDDIAGAVKPELILAPRPRAGGDGYEVDYDFVLDPE
- a CDS encoding IclR family transcriptional regulator C-terminal domain-containing protein; translated protein: MTENSENPGAGAGRDTVQSLVRGLAVIRAFDAEHPELTLSEVARRAGITRAAAGRFLRTLEQVSYVRGSAEPAGGRTFALTPRVLELGFSFLSALSIPDVVQPHLESLSREVDESVSAAVLDGDSIVYVARVPTRRIMSVRITIGTRFPAFATSMGRVLLSSMTESAQIALLTASVRPALTERTVTDVDELRAELERVRIKGWALVDGELELGLRSVAVPLHDSRGAVVAAINVSTSATRDSVEHVVGQHLPLLQRTAAAIEAELRLV
- the catC gene encoding muconolactone Delta-isomerase, whose protein sequence is MLYHVRMDVHLPVDLDPATAQEIKDRERAYSQELQRDGRWRELWRVVGEYSNISIFDVSGNDELQELLSALPLFPYMRIRVTPLAQHPSRISPPDQPAGAPPQGTTKELE
- a CDS encoding mandelate racemase/muconate lactonizing enzyme family protein, whose product is MIIDRVEAVPYRIPMRKPLRFASGEVLELEHVLLRIGTAEGIVGVADIPPRPYTYGETQASVAAVIETVFAPALIGSNPLDRGQIHARLHRTVGNVAAKGGVDIALWDLIGTSLGQPVHRLLGGHSDSLRVSHMVGFASGPEMVAEAIEHRDRYGIEVFKVKVGRRPLRLDIDACRALREALGPDVELYLDANRGWTAVEAMEVLDATADLGITFFEEPCDAAEVLGRRRLVTHSRIPIVADESVPTLGDAARELMTGGASALSIKTARTGFTQSQQILALAEGLGIEVIMGNQIDTQIGSTATVAFGAAFSHSSRRAAELSNFLDMADDLIAEPLRISGGRVEAPSVPGVGAGIDEDKLAFYRLDARVA